A DNA window from Camelina sativa cultivar DH55 chromosome 17, Cs, whole genome shotgun sequence contains the following coding sequences:
- the LOC104754919 gene encoding ATP-dependent zinc metalloprotease FTSH 10, mitochondrial isoform X1, translating into MIFSKLGSSIARSSRSKGFVYGGGVRSAILSEGRLRAPSNLEAAANQVNGGLGFLRRHFASLAARKGVDRSGDLSRVFANPSLRRFFSSQTPKKKNYENYYPKDTKQAPKNEQKSESRGEEGSKKAKNENVGDMFTKEFQNMLIPLMAIAFILSTFSLGSRDQQQISFQEFKNKLLEPGLVDHIDVSNKSVAKVYVRSSPKTQTEEVVQGPGNGVPAKGRSGQYKYYFNIGSVESFEEKLEEAQEAIGVNSHDFVPVTYVSEMIWYQELLRFAPTLLLLGTLVYGARRMQGGLGGVGGPGGKGGRGIFNIGKAQITRADKNSKNKIYFKDVAGCEEAKQEIMEFVHFLQNPKKYEELGAKIPKGALLVGPPGTGKTLLAKATAGESAVPFLSISGSDFMEMFVGVGPSRVRNLFQEARQCAPSIIFIDEIDAIGRARGRGGFSGGNDERESTLNQLLVEMDGFGTTAGVVVLAGTNRPDILDKALLRPGRFDRQITIDKPDIKGRDQIFQIYLKKIKLDHEPSYYSQRLAALTPGFAGADIANVCNEAALIAARHEGATVTMAHFDSAIDRVIGGLEKKNRVISKLERRTVAYHESGHAVAGWFLEHAEPLLKVTIVPRGTAALGFAQYVPNENLLMTKEQLFDMTCMTLGGRAAEQVLIGRISTGAQNDLEKVTKMTYAQVAVYGFSDKIGLLSFPQKEDEFSKPYSNRTGAMIDEEVREWVGKAYKRTVELIEEHKEQVAQIAELLLEKEVLHQDDLAKVLGERPFKSGETTNYDRFKSGFEETEKDSQKESVTLKPVEDDGVPPLEPQVVPT; encoded by the exons ATGATATTCTCCAAGCTCGGTTCCTCCATCGCTCGTTCCTCTCGTTCCAAG GGATTTGTGTACGGAGGTGGTGTGAGATCGGCGATTTTAAGCGAAGGGAGGCTTCGAGCGCCGTCGAATCTCGAGGCGGCGGCTAATCAGGTAAATGGTGGATTAGGGTTTCTGAGGCGGCACTTTGCTTCTTTAGCTGCTCGCAAGGGGGTGGATAGAAGTGGTGATTTAAGCCGCGTTTTCGCTAACCCTAGCTTGCGTCGGTTCTTTTCTAGCCAAACCCCTAAGAAGAAGA ATTACGAGAACTACTATCCAAAAGATACTAAGCAAGCACCCAAGAATGAGCAGAAATCCGAATCCAGAGGTGAAG AGGGTTCGAAAAAagccaaaaatgaaaatgttgggGACATGTTCACGAAAGAATTCCAAAATATGTTAATTCCTCTGATGGCCATTGCTTTTATCCTTTCTACTTTCTCGCTTGGTTCCCGGGACCAGCAACAG ATTAGTTTCCAGGAGTTCAAAAACAAGCTTCTTGAACCTGGTCTAGTGGATCACATAGATGTTTCTAATAAGTCAGTTGCGAAAGTCTATGTGAGGAGttcaccaaaaacacaaactgaAGAAGTTGTTCAAGGCCCTGGTAATGGAGTTCCTGCTAAAGGACGTAGTGGTCAGTATAAGTACTACTTTAATATTGGTAGTGTTGAATCATTTGAGGAGAAACTCGAAGAGGCCCAAGAAGCGATAGGCGTCAATTCTCATGATTTTGTTCCTGTCACCTACGTCTCTGAAATGATCTGGTACCAGGAACTGTTGAGGTTTGCACCGACTTTACTTCTCTTAGGTACGCTAGTTTATGGGGCAAGACGGATGCAAGGTGGACTGGGAGGTGTAGGCGGACCTGGTGGGAAGGGTGGCCGTGGAATTTTCAATATAGGGAAAGCTCAAATAACGAGAGCCGATAAAAATTCCAAGAATAAG atatattttaaagatgTTGCGGGATGCGAGGAGGCTAAACAAGAAATTATGGAATTTGTGCATTTCCTTCAGAACCCAAAGAAATATGAAGAGTTGGGAGCTAAAATTCCAAAAGGTGCACTTTTAGTTGGCCCACCAGGGACTGGAAAGACCCTTCTAGCAAAAGCTACTGCAGGGGAATCAGCTGTGCCGTTTTTGTCTATATCTGGTTCAGATTTCATGGAAATGTTTGTTGGTGTTGGACCTTCCAGAGTGAGAAACTTGTTTCAAGAGGCTAGACAATGTGCACCTAGCATTATATTTATTGATGAGATCGATGCAATTGGCCGTGCGAGAGGACGTGGAGGTTTCTCAGGTGGAAATGATGAGCGTGAAAGCACACTTAATCAGCTGCTAGTTGAAATGGATGGATTTGGTACTACCGCTGGAGTTGTCGTCCTTGCTGGGACTAACAGGCCAGATATCCTTGATAAAGCTTTATTACGGCCTGGCCGGTTTGATCGTCAGATAACCATAGATAAACCTGATATTAAAGGCCGAGACCAGATATTCCAGATATACCTGAAGAAGATTAAACTTGATCACGAGCCCTCATATTACTCGCAAAGGCTTGCAGCTCTCACTCCCGGATTTGCTGGAGCTGACATTGCGAATGTCTGTAATGAGGCGGCTCTTATTGCTGCCAGACATGAAGGAGCAACAGTTACTATGGCGCACTTTGACTCTGCAATCGATCGTGTTATTGGAGGTCTGGAGAAGAAAAACCGG GTAATAAGCAAGCTGGAAAGGCGTACAGTAGCATATCATGAATCTGGCCACGCGGTTGCTGGGTGGTTCCTGGAACATGCTGAACCATTACTAAAAGTGACTATCGTTCCTCGTGGCACAGCAGCACTCGGGTTTGCCCAGTACGTTCCAAATGAAAACTTGCTCATGACCAAAGAGCAACTCTTCGACATGACTTGCATGACTCTCGGTGGCAGGGCAGCTGAACAG GTATTGATAGGAAGAATATCGACGGGGGCTCAGAACGATCTTGAGAAGGTGACCAAGATGACATACGCGCAAGTGGCGGTGTACGGATTCAGCGACAAGATTGGATTGCTTTCGTTCCCGCAAAAGGAAGACGAGTTCTCAAAACCGTACAGCAACAGAACCGGTGCAATGATAGACGAAGAGGTCCGAGAATGGGTTGGCAAAGCTTACAAGCGAACTGTTGAGCTGATCGAGGAACACAAAGAGCAAGTGGCTCAGATCGCTGAGCTCTTGCTAGAGAAGGAAGTTTTGCATCAGGATGATCTCGCTAAAGTTTTGGGTGAGCGTCCGTTTAAGTCGGGTGAGACAACGAATTACGACAGGTTTAAATCTGGATTTGAAGAGACGGAGAAGGATAGCCAGAAGGAGTCTGTGACATTGAAGCCTGTGGAGGATGATGGAGTTCCGCCGCTTGAGCCACAGGTGGTTCCAACGTAG
- the LOC104754918 gene encoding scarecrow-like protein 31: MESKNYSRVVNGYECYDVSFLPNQIPDLGFGVPSSTDFDLRIDQYHHHHQPSSIWVPPPSQDDQYSPPADEIDSENTLLKYVNQLLMEESIAENQSMFYDSLALRQTEEMLQQVINDSQTQSHLPNSVTTSSSSNSSGDYWSSSNSTETAANSTTETEVLYDNHLVDSGVVSDPRSNMLQFGQPDNEVLVRSMFSDADSVMQFKRGLEEASKFLPNTDQWIFNLDPEKERVVPVKEEKDWSGISRARKSHHAREEEEDDLEETRSSKQYAVNVEDGKLTEMFDKVLLLDGECDPQIQEDGENGSNKVLHQAKKGTGRGKKKSQAVDFRTLLTLCAQSVSAGDKITADDLLRQIRKQSSPLGDASQRLAHFFANALEARLQGSSGNTIQSYYDSIISKKRTAAQILKFYHVFLSASPFMTLIYFYSNKMILDAAKDASVLHIIDFGILYGFQWPMFIQHLSKNKTGLRKLRITGIELPQHGFRPTERIQDTGRRLTEYCKRFGIPFEYNAIASKNWETIRIEEFKIRPNEVLAVNTVLRFKNLRDATPGEEDCPRDGFLKLIRDMNPNVFLSSTINGSFNAPFFTTRFKEALFHYSALFDLFGATLSRENPERIHFEGEFYGREVMNVIACEGVDRVERPETYKQWQVRMIRAGFKQKPVKAELVESFRVKMKKWGYHKDFVLDEDSNWFLQGWKGRILFSSSCWVPS; this comes from the coding sequence aTGGAATCCAAAAATTACTCAAGGGTGGTCAACGGTTACGAGTGTTACGATGTGAGTTTCTTACCAAATCAGATTCCTGATCTTGGTTTCGGTGTTCCTTCTTCGACCGATTTCGATCTCCGTATTGATcaatatcaccaccaccaccaacctTCTTCGATTTGGGTTCCTCCTCCATCACAAGATGATCAATACTCTCCTCCTGCTGATGAGATTGATTCTGAAAACACCCTTTTGAAATATGTAAACCAGCTTCTCATGGAAGAGAGTATCGCTGAGAATCAATCTATGTTCTACGATTCATTGGCTCTGCGACAGACTGAAGAAATGCTGCAGCAAGTGATCAACGACTCCCAAACTCAGTCTCATCTTCCTAACTCTGTTACTACTTCTAGTAGTAGTAATAGTAGTGGTGATTACTGGAGCAGTAGTAACAGCACTGAAACAGCCGCTAACTCTACTACAGAGACTGAAGTGTTGTATGATAATCATCTTGTTGATTCCGGTGTTGTGTCGGATCCAAGGTCAAACATGTTGCAATTCGGACAGCCGGACAACGAGGTTCTTGTCAGGAGTATGTTTAGTGATGCAGATTCTGTTATGCAGTTTAAGAGAGGGCTAGAGGAAGCTAGCAAGTTTCTTCCTAATACTGATCAATGGATCTTTAATCTTGATCCGGAGAAAGAAAGAGTTGTTCcggtgaaagaagagaaagattggTCCGGTATCTCGAGAGCTAGGAAGAGTCATCACGCgcgtgaggaagaagaagatgatctagAGGAAACTAGGAGTAGTAAGCAGTATGCAGTGAATGTGGAAGACGGGAAATTAACAGAAATGTTTGATAAGGTTTTGCTTCTTGATGGCGAATGTGATCCGCAGATTCAAGAAGATGGCGAGAATGGTTCAAACAAGGTACTTCATCAGGCTAAGAAAGGAACCGGCCGGGGTAAAAAGAAGAGTCAAGCTGTTGATTTCCGCACACTACTAACGCTATGTGCACAGTCCGTTTCAGCAGGGGATAAGATTACAGCTGATGATTTGCTGAGGCAGATAAGGAAACAGAGTTCACCTCTTGGTGATGCATCACAGAGACTAGCTCATTTCTTTGCTAATGCGCTTGAGGCTCGTCTTCAAGGAAGCTCAGGGAACACGATCCAGAGTTATTACGATTCTATTATCTCGAAGAAACGAACAGCTGCACAGATTCTTAAATTCTACCATGTGTTCTTGTCTGCATCTCCGTTTATGACTTTGATATATTTCTACTCAAACAAGATGATTCTTGATGCTGCCAAGGATGCTTCGGTTCTTCATATAATCGATTTCGGGATCCTTTACGGTTTCCAGTGGCCGATGTTTATACAGCACTTGTCAAAGAACAAAACCGGGCTAAGGAAACTACGGATCACGGGCATTGAGCTTCCTCAACACGGGTTTCGTCCAACCGAGAGAATACAGGATACGGGTAGAAGACTTACGGAGTATTGCAAACGGTTTGGTATACCGTTTGAGTACAATGCTATTGCGTCTAAGAACTGGGAAACAATCCGGATAGAGGAGTTCAAGATCCGACCAAACGAGGTTCTTGCGGTTAATACAGTTCTCCGGTTCAAGAACCTCCGAGACGCGACTCCAGGGGAGGAGGATTGTCCGAGGGACGGGTTCTTGAAACTAATCAGAGACATGAACCCTAACGTTTTCCTCAGCTCGACGATTAACGGATCTTTTAACGCTCCATTCTTCACCACACGGTTCAAAGAAGCTCTGTTTCACTACTCGGCGCTCTTTGACTTGTTTGGTGCGACTCTGTCGCGAGAAAACCCGGAGAGGATACATTTCGAAGGGGAGTTTTACGGGAGAGAAGTGATGAACGTGATAGCTTGTGAAGGTGTAGATAGAGTCGAGAGACCGGAGACTTACAAGCAATGGCAAGTGAGGATGATTAGGGCTGGTTTTAAGCAAAAGCCTGTCAAGGCAGAGCTTGTCGAGTCATTTAGGGTGAAAATGAAGAAATGGGGTTATCACAAAGACTTTGTCCTTGACGAAGATAGTAACTGGTTCTTACAAGGTTGGAAAGGTCGCATcctattctcttcttcttgttgggTCCCTTCTTag
- the LOC104754921 gene encoding scarecrow-like protein 14 encodes MGSYPDGFPGSMDQFDFTSEFDLPASSNNTTLGLAATNGFYLDEPFLDFASMDPPLPQSYPHNNNNKAAVAEGDLLSSPSDDADFSDSVLKYISQVLMEEDMEEKPCMFHDALALQAAEKSLYEALGEKYPSSSSSASIDHHEKLTHDSPDGSCSGGAFSDYASTTTTTSSDSHWSVDGFENRSSWLQSPMPSNFVFQSTSRSNSVTVGGAGGNRSGFGDDLVSNMFKDSELAMQFKRGVEEASKFLPKSSQLFIDVDSYIPSNSGSKENGSEVFVKAEKKDETEHHRLTGKKSHWRDDDEDSVEERSNKQSAVYVEESELSEMFDKILVCGPGKPVCILDQKFPAEPANVETTQQIAVQSNGAKIRGKKSTATTSLSNDSGKKETADLRTLLVLCAQAVSVDDRRTANEMLRQIREHSSPLGNGSERLAHYFANSLEARLAGTGTQIYTALSSKKTSAADMLKAYQTYMSVCPFKKAAIIFANHSLMRFTANANTIHIIDFGISYGFQWPALIHRLSLRPGGSPKLRITGIELPQRGFRPAEGVQETGNRLARYCQRHNVPFEYNAIAQKWETIKVEDLKLRQGEFVAVNSLFRFKNLLDETVLVNSPRDAVLKLIRKVNPNVFIPAILSGNYNAPFFVTRFREALFHYSAVLDMCDSKLTREDEMRLMFEKEFYGREIINVVACEGTERVERPETYKQWQARLIRAGFRQLPLEKELMQNLKIKIDNGYDKNFDVDQNSNWLLQGWKGRIVYASSIWVPSSS; translated from the coding sequence ATGGGTTCATACCCGGATGGATTCCCTGGATCCATGGACCAGTTCGATTTCACTAGCGAGTTTGATTTGCCTGCCTCCTCCAACAATACCACCTTAGGTTTAGCTGCTACTAATGGATTCTATCTAGATGAGCCTTTCTTAGACTTCGCATCCATGGATCCTCCTCTTCCACAGTCTTATCcccataacaacaacaacaaggctGCAGTAGCAGAAGGAGATCTGTTATCATCCCCATCTGATGACGCTGATTTCTCTGATTCCGTTTTGAAGTATATAAGCCAAGTTCTTATGGAAGAGGACATGGAAGAGAAGCCTTGTATGTTTCATGACGCCTTGGCTCTTCAAGCTGCTGAGAAATCTCTCTATGAGGCCCTTGGCGAAAagtacccttcttcttcttcctctgcttctatTGACCATCATGAGAAACTGACTCATGATAGCCCTGATGGTTCTTGTTCAGGTGGTGCCTTTAGTGATTACGCTAGCACCACTACTACTACTTCCTCTGATTCACACTGGAGTGTTGATGGTTTTGAGAATAGATCTTCTTGGTTACAGTCACCTATGCCgagtaattttgttttccagtCCACTTCTAGGTCCAACAGTGTCACGGTTGGTGGTGCTGGTGGTAATAGGTCAGGTTTTGGCGATGATTTGGTTTCTAATATGTTTAAAGATAGTGAATTGGCTATGCAGTTCAAGAGAGGGGTGGAGGAAGCGAGTAAGTTCCTTCCTAAATCTTCTCAGCTCTTTATCGATGTGGATAGTTACATCCCGAGTAATTCAGGTTCCAAGGAAAATGGTTCTGAGGTTTTTGTTAAGGcagagaagaaggatgagacAGAACATCACAGATTGACTGGAAAGAAAAGCCATTGGCGTGACGATGATGAGGATTCTGTTGAAGAAAGAAGTAACAAGCAATCAGCTGTTTATGTTGAGGAAAGTGAGCTTTCTGAAATGTTTGATAAGATCTTGGTATGTGGCCCTGGGAAACCTGTATGCATTCTTGACCAGAAGTTTCCAGCAGAGCCTGCCAATGTTGAGACGACACAGCAAATTGCGGTGCAGTCAAATGGAGCAAAGATTCGTGGGAAGAAATCAACTGCTACTACTAGTCTAAGTAACGATTCAGGGAAGAAAGAAACTGCTGATTTGAGGACTCTTTTGGTGTTATGTGCACAAGCTGTATCAGTGGATGATCGTAGAACCGCCAATGAAATGCTAAGACAGATAAGGGAGCATTCTTCACCTCTAGGCAACGGGTCAGAGAGATTGGCTCATTATTTTGCAAATAGTCTTGAAGCACGCTTAGCTGGGACTGGTACACAGATATACACCGCTTTATCTTCAAAGAAAACATCTGCTGCAGACATGTTGAAGGCTTACCAGACATACATGTCGGTCTGTCCGTTTAAAAAAGCTGCTATCATATTTGCTAATCACAGCCTGATGCGTTTCACTGCAAACGCCAACACGATCCATATAATAGATTTTGGGATATCTTACGGTTTTCAATGGCCTGCGCTTATTCATCGCCTCTCGCTCAGGCCTGGTGGTTCGCCTAAGCTTCGGATTACTGGTATAGAGCTTCCTCAACGCGGTTTTAGACCAGCGGAAGGAGTTCAGGAGACTGGTAATCGTTTGGCTCGATACTGTCAGCGACACAATGTTCCGTTTGAGTACAACGCAATTGCTCAGAAATGGGAAACGATCAAAGTTGAAGACTTAAAGCTTCGACAAGGAGAGTTTGTGGCTGTAAACTCTTTGTTCCGtttcaagaaccttctagatgAGACCGTTCTGGTGAACAGCCCGAGAGATGCTGTTTTGAAGCTGATAAGAAAAGTAAACCCAAATGTCTTCATCCCGGCGATCCTAAGTGGAAACTACAACGCGCCATTCTTTGTCACAAGGTTCAGAGAAGCGTTGTTTCATTACTCGGCTGTGCTTGATATGTGTGACTCGAAGCTAACGAGGGAAGACGAGATGAGGCTGATGTTTGAGAAAGAGTTTTATGGGAGAGAGATTATTAATGTTGTGGCTTGTGAAGGAACGGAGAGAGTGGAGAGACCAGAGACGTATAAGCAGTGGCAGGCGAGATTGATCAGAGCAGGATTTAGACAGCTTCCGCTTGAGAAGGAACTGATGCAAAATCTGAAGATAAAAATCGATAACGGGTACGATAAAAACTTCGATGTTGATCAAAACAGTAATTGGTTGCTTCAAGGTTGGAAAGGTAGGATCGTGTATGCTTCATCTATTTGGGTTCCTTCGTCTTCATAG
- the LOC104754919 gene encoding ATP-dependent zinc metalloprotease FTSH 10, mitochondrial isoform X2 gives MIFSKLGSSIARSSRSKGFVYGGGVRSAILSEGRLRAPSNLEAAANQVNGGLGFLRRHFASLAARKGVDRSGDLSRVFANPSLRRFFSSQTPKKKNYENYYPKDTKQAPKNEQKSESREGSKKAKNENVGDMFTKEFQNMLIPLMAIAFILSTFSLGSRDQQQISFQEFKNKLLEPGLVDHIDVSNKSVAKVYVRSSPKTQTEEVVQGPGNGVPAKGRSGQYKYYFNIGSVESFEEKLEEAQEAIGVNSHDFVPVTYVSEMIWYQELLRFAPTLLLLGTLVYGARRMQGGLGGVGGPGGKGGRGIFNIGKAQITRADKNSKNKIYFKDVAGCEEAKQEIMEFVHFLQNPKKYEELGAKIPKGALLVGPPGTGKTLLAKATAGESAVPFLSISGSDFMEMFVGVGPSRVRNLFQEARQCAPSIIFIDEIDAIGRARGRGGFSGGNDERESTLNQLLVEMDGFGTTAGVVVLAGTNRPDILDKALLRPGRFDRQITIDKPDIKGRDQIFQIYLKKIKLDHEPSYYSQRLAALTPGFAGADIANVCNEAALIAARHEGATVTMAHFDSAIDRVIGGLEKKNRVISKLERRTVAYHESGHAVAGWFLEHAEPLLKVTIVPRGTAALGFAQYVPNENLLMTKEQLFDMTCMTLGGRAAEQVLIGRISTGAQNDLEKVTKMTYAQVAVYGFSDKIGLLSFPQKEDEFSKPYSNRTGAMIDEEVREWVGKAYKRTVELIEEHKEQVAQIAELLLEKEVLHQDDLAKVLGERPFKSGETTNYDRFKSGFEETEKDSQKESVTLKPVEDDGVPPLEPQVVPT, from the exons ATGATATTCTCCAAGCTCGGTTCCTCCATCGCTCGTTCCTCTCGTTCCAAG GGATTTGTGTACGGAGGTGGTGTGAGATCGGCGATTTTAAGCGAAGGGAGGCTTCGAGCGCCGTCGAATCTCGAGGCGGCGGCTAATCAGGTAAATGGTGGATTAGGGTTTCTGAGGCGGCACTTTGCTTCTTTAGCTGCTCGCAAGGGGGTGGATAGAAGTGGTGATTTAAGCCGCGTTTTCGCTAACCCTAGCTTGCGTCGGTTCTTTTCTAGCCAAACCCCTAAGAAGAAGA ATTACGAGAACTACTATCCAAAAGATACTAAGCAAGCACCCAAGAATGAGCAGAAATCCGAATCCAGAG AGGGTTCGAAAAAagccaaaaatgaaaatgttgggGACATGTTCACGAAAGAATTCCAAAATATGTTAATTCCTCTGATGGCCATTGCTTTTATCCTTTCTACTTTCTCGCTTGGTTCCCGGGACCAGCAACAG ATTAGTTTCCAGGAGTTCAAAAACAAGCTTCTTGAACCTGGTCTAGTGGATCACATAGATGTTTCTAATAAGTCAGTTGCGAAAGTCTATGTGAGGAGttcaccaaaaacacaaactgaAGAAGTTGTTCAAGGCCCTGGTAATGGAGTTCCTGCTAAAGGACGTAGTGGTCAGTATAAGTACTACTTTAATATTGGTAGTGTTGAATCATTTGAGGAGAAACTCGAAGAGGCCCAAGAAGCGATAGGCGTCAATTCTCATGATTTTGTTCCTGTCACCTACGTCTCTGAAATGATCTGGTACCAGGAACTGTTGAGGTTTGCACCGACTTTACTTCTCTTAGGTACGCTAGTTTATGGGGCAAGACGGATGCAAGGTGGACTGGGAGGTGTAGGCGGACCTGGTGGGAAGGGTGGCCGTGGAATTTTCAATATAGGGAAAGCTCAAATAACGAGAGCCGATAAAAATTCCAAGAATAAG atatattttaaagatgTTGCGGGATGCGAGGAGGCTAAACAAGAAATTATGGAATTTGTGCATTTCCTTCAGAACCCAAAGAAATATGAAGAGTTGGGAGCTAAAATTCCAAAAGGTGCACTTTTAGTTGGCCCACCAGGGACTGGAAAGACCCTTCTAGCAAAAGCTACTGCAGGGGAATCAGCTGTGCCGTTTTTGTCTATATCTGGTTCAGATTTCATGGAAATGTTTGTTGGTGTTGGACCTTCCAGAGTGAGAAACTTGTTTCAAGAGGCTAGACAATGTGCACCTAGCATTATATTTATTGATGAGATCGATGCAATTGGCCGTGCGAGAGGACGTGGAGGTTTCTCAGGTGGAAATGATGAGCGTGAAAGCACACTTAATCAGCTGCTAGTTGAAATGGATGGATTTGGTACTACCGCTGGAGTTGTCGTCCTTGCTGGGACTAACAGGCCAGATATCCTTGATAAAGCTTTATTACGGCCTGGCCGGTTTGATCGTCAGATAACCATAGATAAACCTGATATTAAAGGCCGAGACCAGATATTCCAGATATACCTGAAGAAGATTAAACTTGATCACGAGCCCTCATATTACTCGCAAAGGCTTGCAGCTCTCACTCCCGGATTTGCTGGAGCTGACATTGCGAATGTCTGTAATGAGGCGGCTCTTATTGCTGCCAGACATGAAGGAGCAACAGTTACTATGGCGCACTTTGACTCTGCAATCGATCGTGTTATTGGAGGTCTGGAGAAGAAAAACCGG GTAATAAGCAAGCTGGAAAGGCGTACAGTAGCATATCATGAATCTGGCCACGCGGTTGCTGGGTGGTTCCTGGAACATGCTGAACCATTACTAAAAGTGACTATCGTTCCTCGTGGCACAGCAGCACTCGGGTTTGCCCAGTACGTTCCAAATGAAAACTTGCTCATGACCAAAGAGCAACTCTTCGACATGACTTGCATGACTCTCGGTGGCAGGGCAGCTGAACAG GTATTGATAGGAAGAATATCGACGGGGGCTCAGAACGATCTTGAGAAGGTGACCAAGATGACATACGCGCAAGTGGCGGTGTACGGATTCAGCGACAAGATTGGATTGCTTTCGTTCCCGCAAAAGGAAGACGAGTTCTCAAAACCGTACAGCAACAGAACCGGTGCAATGATAGACGAAGAGGTCCGAGAATGGGTTGGCAAAGCTTACAAGCGAACTGTTGAGCTGATCGAGGAACACAAAGAGCAAGTGGCTCAGATCGCTGAGCTCTTGCTAGAGAAGGAAGTTTTGCATCAGGATGATCTCGCTAAAGTTTTGGGTGAGCGTCCGTTTAAGTCGGGTGAGACAACGAATTACGACAGGTTTAAATCTGGATTTGAAGAGACGGAGAAGGATAGCCAGAAGGAGTCTGTGACATTGAAGCCTGTGGAGGATGATGGAGTTCCGCCGCTTGAGCCACAGGTGGTTCCAACGTAG
- the LOC109130027 gene encoding uncharacterized protein LOC109130027 → MDNYDGDTVTVKDDYNMGCTTPTRDDCRIPAYPPCPPPVRRKRSVHFGKRKEPPKNGYFQPPDLDLFFSVVAASKRQPSCA, encoded by the coding sequence ATGGATAACTACGACGGAGACACGGTGACCGTTAAGGACGACTACAACATGGGATGTACAACGCCGACGCGTGATGACTGCAGGATACCAGCATATCCGCCGTGTCCGCCTCCAGTGAGAAGGAAGAGATCGGTACACTTTGGGAAAAGGAAGGAACCGCCGAAGAATGGATATTTTCAGCCGCCGGATCTAGACTTGTTCTTCTCGGTGGTGGCAGCCTCTAAACGACAACCTAGCTGCGCTTAG
- the LOC104754917 gene encoding putative protein TPRXL, which produces MDEKWKLSKKDALAASCSSSSTSSKSKFSRSYSTSASSSKAPAFVRSSSTKCSVPSSSSSSSMSRSSSKKEKGSSSITQKYSSLAKEQKGRFYIMRRCVAMLVCWHKHDS; this is translated from the coding sequence ATGGACGAGAAGTGGAAGCTGTCGAAAAAGGATGCATTAGCAGCGTcgtgttcatcttcttcaacttcatctaAATCCAAGTTCTCTAGAAGCTACTCAACGAGTGCCTCTTCCTCAAAAGCTCCTGCATTCGTACGGAGCTCGTCCACCAAATGCTCAgtcccttcttcttcatcttcgtcttcaatGTCCAGAAGCTCTTCGAAAAAAGAGAAAGGGTCATCTTCCATAACTCAAAAGTACAGTAGCTTGGCCAAAGAACAGAAGGGAAGGTTTTACATCATGAGAAGGTGTGTGGCTATGCTTGTCTGTTGGCATAAACATGATTCCTAG